In Sphaeramia orbicularis chromosome 3, fSphaOr1.1, whole genome shotgun sequence, a genomic segment contains:
- the mrpl16 gene encoding large ribosomal subunit protein uL16m: MLSLIKAAVGGLAGVCGAHGHKQGLLHNHCRVLSAGLQTYVIPPDYSDVVLPERPKLKFVNKVPNFKKAKKEMKKLRDIQGPARAGHTFTNGQYAIVALGGGYLHWGHMEMMRLTINRKMDPKTTFARWRINPPYKPITRKGLGQRMGGGKGAIDHYVTPVRYGRLIVEVGGKVELAEVEPFLKEVAKKLPFPAKVMSKEGLAAMYQQQADMENNNQNPWTFKEIARGNMLGIRKVISPFDLHNHGRFTGKFHLPGRV, translated from the exons ATGTTGTCCCTTATCAAGGCCGCTGTGGGCGGATTGGCCGGTGTCTGTGGAGCCCACGGTCACAAACAAG GTTTGTTGCACAACCACTGCAGAGTCCTATCTGCTGGGCTGCAGACATATGTAATACCTCCAGATTACAGCG ATGTGGTTCTGCCGGAAAGACCCAAACTGAAATTTGTGAACAAGGTGCCCAATTTTAAAAAGGCCAAGAAAGAGATGAAGAAACTGCGGGACATTCAAGGTCCAGCTAGGGCCGGACATACATTCACTAATGGACAGTATGCTAttgta GCTTTGGGAGGGGGTTACCTCCATTGGGGTCACATGGAGATGATGCGCCTGACCATCAACCGCAAGATGGATCCTAAGACTACATTTGCCCGTTGGCGCATCAATCCCCCATATAAACCTATCACACGTAAAGGTCTGGGCCAACGCATGGGTGGGGGTAAAGGAGCTATTGATCACTATGTGACACCTGTCCGCTATGGTCGTTTAATTGTGGAAGTTGGAGGAAAAGTGGAGCTGGCCGAGGTTGAACCCTTCTTGAAAGAAGTTGCAAAGAAACTTCCCTTCCCTGCCAAG GTGATGAGCAAAGAGGGTCTAGCAGCCATGTACCAGCAGCAGGCTGACATGGAGAACAACAACCAAAATCCCTGGACCTTTAAGGAAATCGCACGAGGCAACATGCTGGGAATCAGGAAGGTGATTAGTCCCTTTGACCTGCACAACCATGGACGATTCACAGGGAAATTCCACCTCCCAGGCAGGGTGTGA
- the txnl4b gene encoding thioredoxin-like protein 4B produces MSLFLPKLTCKKDIDDVIKGVAEKVVVLRFGRDEDSVCLQLDEILSKTAHDLSNMASIYIVDVDKAPIYTRYFDISYIPSTVFFFNGQHMKVDYGSPDHTKFVGSFKTKQDFMDLIEVIYRGAMRGKMIVQSPIDPQNIPKYDLLYHGI; encoded by the exons ATGAGTttgtttttgccaaaattaacatGCAAAAAAGATATAGATGACGTTATCAAAGGCGTGGCAGAGAAAGTCGTTGTCTTGAGGTTTGGAAGAGACGAAGACTCCGTTTGTCTCCAACTCGATGAGATT TTGTCGAAAACTGCCCATGACTTGAGTAACATGGCGTCAATTTACATCGTGGATGTGGATAAAGCGCCTATTTACACGAGATATTTTGACATCAGTTACATCCCctccactgttttcttttttaatggaCAGCACATGAAAGTGGATTATGG CTCCCCAGATCACACCAAGTTTGTCGGCAGCTTCAAGACCAAACAAGATTTCATGGATCTGATTGAAGTCATATACAGGGGAGCGATGAGGGGGAAGATGATTGTCCAGAGTCCTATTGACCCGCAGAATATTCCCAAATATGATCTTCTTTACCATGGAATATAG
- the trmt10c gene encoding tRNA methyltransferase 10 homolog C: protein MLRFITVRDLGVVLKGSNFLIPTTTKRRVISFPPVASACRHWVSIFNRHFHTGNLLRKDVPLPKPLDSEGADKIDLDKWKTVMRSKAALEEGLQVNDGEEEEASDEDETNTNNSSSTLEATRDLVAMWRQAGKLVPQEITDEQLQHLAELTTKSARKKHLKYLALKEGYKKARKEKQQQKKAEKQAMLEQRRRDAEEGDGEEGIIWKNTLFLQFWSRTLDKLLGWRTAQAMIFGQPLIFDLSYEANMSKREIENTVSQLMEVEGWNRRATEPYHLHFCNLQPDSYYKQELLKRYGAETWDRLLITSTEKQHVDLFPRERLVYLTADSPNVLRTYDHSKVYIIGGLVDRSIQSGLSLANAKRLKLATARLPLDEFLHWEIGAKNLTLDQMMRIMLTFKETGKWEEALKFVPRRKHDGFHQQQVVGKHDRKSEKTFKSGGHTLNKSHKDSGFSWKGKKNTAISDTGMNPAGSRVRTSLRSSLEGGKTTGKNKMWWIHE from the coding sequence ATGCTGAGGTTCATTACTGTCCGGGATTTGGGTGTAGTCTTAAAAGGAAGTAACTTTCTGATTCCCACTACCACAAAGAGACGAGTTATCAGCTTTCCTCCGGTAGCTAGCGCCTGCCGTCATTGGGTATCCATCTTTAATCGCCACTTCCACACTGGAAACCTTCTGAGGAAAGATGTCCCTCTGCCAAAGCCCCTGGACTCCGAGGGAGCAGACAAAATAGATTTGGACAAATGGAAAACTGTGATGAGATCGAAAGCTGCGCTGGAGGAGGGACTCCAAGTGAACGATGGTGAAGAGGAGGAAGCAAGTGATGAGGATGaaaccaacacaaacaacagcagCTCGACACTGGAGGCAACCCGCGACCTAGTGGCCATGTGGCGGCAAGCTGGGAAGCTTGTACCCCAAGAGATAACTGATGAACAACTTCAGCACCTGGCAGAACTCACCACCAAGTCCGCCAggaaaaaacacctgaaatatCTGGCACTAAAGGAAGGATACAAAAAGGCCCGCAAAGAGAAACAACAGCAGAAGAAGGCTGAGAAGCAGGCCATGCTGGAGCAGAGAAGAAGAGATGCAGAGGAAGGGGATGGTGAGGAGGGGATCATATGGAAGAACACATTATTCCTCCAGTTCTGGAGCCGCACCCTGGACAAGCTCCTGGGTTGGCGTACCGCCCAGGCCATGATATTTGGTCAACCTCTCATCTTTGACCTGAGCTATGAGGCCAACATGTCCAAACGGGAGATAGAAAACACAGTGTCCCAGCTGATGGAGGTGGAGGGGTGGAACCGACGTGCCACTGAACCCTACCACCTACACTTTTGCAACCTGCAGCCAGACAGTTACTACAAGCAGGAGTTGCTGAAACGCTATGGTGCAGAGACATGGGACCGCCTGCTTATAACCAGCACTGAGAAACAGCATGTGGATTTGTTCCCCCGTGAGAGACTTGTTTACCTCACAGCAGACTCACCAAATGTTCTCCGTACCTATGACCACTCCAAGGTGTACATCATTGGAGGCCTAGTGGACCGGTCTATCCAGTCAGGCTTGTCATTAGCAAATGCCAAGCGTCTGAAGCTGGCCACAGCCCGTTTACCACTAGATGAATTCCTCCACTGGGAGATTGGAGCCAAAAATCTGACACTAGATCAGATGATGCGCATCATGCTCACCTTCAAGGAAACAGGAAAATGGGAGGAAGCATTAAAATTTGTGCCTAGGAGGAAGCACGACGGGTTCCACCAACAGCAGGTTGTAGGAAAACATGATAGAAAGAGTGAGAAAACATTTAAAAGTGGGGGCCATACTTTGAACAAGTCCCACAAAGACTCTGGGTTTTCTTGGAAGGGGAAAAAGAACACAGCAATCAGTGATACAGGAATGAACCCAGCTGGAAGCAGAGTACGGACATCACTGAGGAGCAGCTTGGAGGGAGGGAAAACTACTGGAAAAAATAAGATGTGGTGGATTcatgagtga
- the blzf1 gene encoding golgin-45 has protein sequence MTAAVRASARVPVRGAGDGMETEKPPTILEVNTDKPPPGPSSVPLLKIATPKHSPKSTLPSPPATPQPLGVLHLGKVSREACTEVEAVRIVVPRAAISRSSRAGPVEGKGEAIQQNEEQGSPQLPLVEDWRGQLEKLQNSERRLLQDKEGLCNQLRVQTEVNRELKKLLVASVGDDLQYHFERLAREKNQLILENEALGRSLAHTAEQLERMSIQCDVWRSKFLASRVMAEELTNARAALQRQTREAQGAIQDLLLEREEFSRDMVLTHRSLEQLLVSLQWGRQQTYYPSAQPLSTGELAAANHKLADAINSHLLGNTSNSSVAKSSNAKTEQLCNTPAEKMAEKVLKSLDPISCSDDQTEPPLNDSSPSNFLSNKKSIGRFHPYTRYENITFNCCERCSGDILVL, from the exons ATGACAGCTGCTGTAAGAG CTTCCGCCCGTGTGCCAGTCAGGGGTGCTGGTGATGGCATGGAAACTGAAAAACCACCAACCATCCTTGAGGTTAACACAGATAAACCACCGCCTGGTCCATCTTCAGTTCCCCTGCTGAAGATAGCCACTCCCAAACACAGCCCTAAATCTACCCTCCCTTCTCCTCCTGCGACACCTCAGCCTCTCGGGGTTCTCCATCTGGGCAAAGTGAGTCGAGAGGCCTGCACGGAGGTGGAAGCTGTGAGGATAGTCGTCCCGCGTGCAGCTATAAGCCGAAGCAGCCGTGCAGGTCCCGTTGAAGGGAAAGGGGAGGCTATACAACAGAATGAAGAGCAAGGCTCTCCTCAGCTGCCTCTGGTGGAGGACTGGAGAGGACAGCTGGAGAAACTGCAAAACTCTGAACGCAGATTGCTGCAGGACAAGGAAGGTCTTTGTAATCAGCTCCGTGTGCAGACAGAG GTGAACCGTGAGTTGAAGAAATTATTGGTGGCTTCAGTGGGCGATGACCTTCAGTACCACTTTGAGCGACTGGCACGGGagaagaaccagctgattctGGAGAATGAGGCTTTGGGTCGGAGTCTTGCTCACACTGCAGAGCAGCTGGAACGCATGAGTATTCAGTGTGACGTTTGGAGGAGCAAGTTCTTGGCCAGCCG AGTGATGGCAGAGGAGCTGACGAATGCCAGAGCAGCACTACAGCGCCAGACCAGAGAGGCACAAGGAGCGATTCAGGACCTGCTGTTAGAAAGAGAGGAGTTTTCCAGGGACATGGTGCTTACTCACAG ATCTCTGGAGCAGCTCTTGGTGTCTCTGCAGTGGGGCAGACAGCAAACCTACTACCCCAGTGCACAGCCCCTCAGCACTGGAGAACTGGCAGCAGCCAATCACAAGCTGGCAGATGCCATCAATTCTCACCTACTGGGGAACACAAGCAACAGCAGCGTGGCAAAGAGCAGCAATGCAAAAACTGAACAACTGTGCAACACACCAGCAGAAAAGATGGCTGAGAAG GTGCTGAAAAGTTTGGATCCAATTTCCTGTTCAGATGACCAAACAGAGCCTCCCCTAAATGACTCCTCCCCCTCAAACTTTTTGAGCAATAAGAAGAGCATTGGCAGGTTTCATCCTTACACTCGCTATGAGAACATTACTTTTAACTGCTGTGAGCGCTGCTCTGGAGACATCCTGGTGCTGTAG